The Bacteroidota bacterium genome window below encodes:
- a CDS encoding SUMF1/EgtB/PvdO family nonheme iron enzyme: MLKRYFLSILIVTIGQLLFSQTTNFNSFISPPGTNNISDNLYLDKVEVTNLNWLEFIIFLIQTDTTSYYLKMLPDSTINKFDFEIYVDSKELENYPVTGITYEQALAYCNWRSEFVTKTKNRKAIPKGSCAWKYWIKFEKFDPERNYKIVYRLPTPKEYEQFYKLKSKDNYDSIIKPIKFKEKEKYFNFIIGNVSEMTFIKGIAKGMDFKHKPIKDQKKTELNKDIIYQKPELWLGFRCIAEYILIEE, from the coding sequence ATGCTAAAAAGGTATTTTCTAAGTATTCTAATCGTTACCATTGGACAATTACTTTTCAGCCAAACAACTAATTTCAATAGTTTTATAAGTCCGCCAGGGACAAATAATATCTCAGATAATTTATATCTAGATAAAGTTGAAGTAACTAATTTAAATTGGCTCGAGTTTATTATTTTTCTAATACAAACTGATACTACTTCCTATTATTTAAAAATGTTACCAGATTCAACAATTAACAAATTTGACTTTGAAATTTATGTTGATTCAAAAGAATTAGAAAATTATCCTGTAACAGGTATAACCTATGAACAAGCACTGGCATATTGTAATTGGAGAAGTGAATTTGTTACAAAAACTAAAAATCGCAAAGCAATTCCAAAGGGTTCTTGTGCTTGGAAATATTGGATAAAATTTGAAAAATTTGACCCCGAAAGAAATTATAAAATTGTTTACCGTTTACCAACTCCTAAAGAATATGAACAGTTTTATAAGTTGAAGTCAAAAGATAATTACGACTCAATTATAAAACCTATTAAATTTAAAGAAAAGGAAAAATACTTTAATTTCATCATTGGCAATGTATCTGAAATGACATTTATAAAAGGTATAGCAAAAGGAATGGATTTTAAACACAAACCTATTAAAGATCAGAAAAAGACAGAATTGAATAAAGATATAATTTATCAGAAACCTGAACTATGGTTAGGATTTAGATGTATTGCTGAATATATTTTGATTGAAGAATGA